Below is a window of Vulpes vulpes isolate BD-2025 chromosome 5, VulVul3, whole genome shotgun sequence DNA.
ccgtgggtaggtggagcccgggggcCCTGCTGAGGGTCCCGACTCCTAGTTCTGGCCTGGCTGTATTGTCATGGGAGGTGATTCCCactgtctctccttcctctcttttacaatcattcattcactcatgtaCCGCAGACTCAGCTTACGGGGCCACCTTGTGTGGGGCACAGCCTGGAGCCAGTCAGCAGCTTACCAAGTGGCTCCTGGGCACTCATTTGGTCCCTTGGCCTTCACACAAGCTGGGGAGATGAGACATGCATAAGGCAGGCAGCCAGCAGTGTTACGCTGTGGGGAGTCCAGACCAAGTGAGGTGGCAGGCACGTAGCCGAGGCTGTGGACAGTGGGTTGGCCTCCCTGGCATCTAGGATCTGTCCATCATACCCACTTGCAGGATCCTGAGTCTGAGAGTTGATCTCTGAACTAGATTCCTTGATCTGCCTGTAAAAGAGGCTGACTGTGGGTATTAGGTCCCCATGGGGGCTGCTGAGGGGTAGAGAGCCTCCCCCTGGATGGGCgcctgggaaggcaggaggggagggcccGGATGCATCAGGACGGCTTACAGATGAGGTGGCAGGTGGGGATGGGAGTAGTGCACTGGGGCCTTGTACATCTTTGCTCGGGCCCCTGCGTGTAAATTCCTGCCATCGTTGAGGCACAAGGAAACAGAAACCATGTTGATTTCTCCCTTAATAGAGAGCACAGCTGTTGCCCAATGCAAGGAGTAGCATGAGAAACTACTATGAGGTCTTTACAAAAAAGTCTCTGTAACGATAGTTCCTGGGTTTGGGGTCCTCCGTCTGACACAGCTGTGCTTGTCTCTGGATACAGAAAGCCTGTAGATGTATGGGTCCCTCTTTGTCTGAGAGACCCCAAAGGAAGGGGGTGTGCACCCTTGGCCACTACGCTGGGCACAGCAGGGTTTTCAAGCTGATAGTCATGATTTACTCATGCACCCATGttcaaagacatttgaaaaataaaagtcaattttTCAGCAAATGGCAATGAAATGTCCACTCTATTCCATATGATGTTCTAGGCTCAGAAAACGCGGGGAGTAGAAAACTAGCACATTTGCTCTGCCATCCGAAGACAGCAAATGCCAACATTCTTTCTGGTCATTTTTTGCAGGGCCCCCTTGGTAGAGGGCACACCTGTAGACTTCCTGGCCGCAGGATTAGCTTGCTCTCGTGGACCACTGGCCAAGCCTCTTGAGGCCTAGAGGCATTGTTAAAGCTGCAGGCGGGAGTCCCCGGGGCTCTTCTCCCAAGAGGTGGACCATGCTGTCTGGCAAGGAAGAGGGGGAGCAGATAGTCGGGCCTTACACCTGCCTCACTTCCCACAGGCACCTGTGCCGGCCTTGTCACAACCGAGAGAAGGCCAAGGGCCTGGGCAAGTATGTCTGTCAGCGGTGCCATCTGGTCATTGATGAGCAGCCCCTTATGTTCAAGAACGACGCCTACCACCCGGACCACTTCAGTTGCACCCACTGCGGGTATGTGTGTAACGGGCAGGTGGTGAGCTGGGTGGGTGCCCCCCTCCTGGGGCAGTGATGGAACAGGGTGGGTGGACCAGTTGGAAAGGGGGTGCAGGGTGGAGGTAGCAGCATCACTGCAGGAAACGCCTTTCTCCAGTGTTCAGGGAGCACTTGCATGAGGCCCCGCTGGAGACAAGGTGAGGGAGGGTTGGGCCCCAGGACGCTGGGAGGAAGGGATCAAACACTTGGAGGGcgagggcagggtggaggggatCCTGCAGAGGATCCCTCGTGCATGCCCCAGACGCTCAGTCTGGTGCAGAGGGGCCAGAGAACAGATCTGCTTCTCAGAGGGCCTGACAATGCACAACACAGGCGGCCTTCTGAGAGGCCTGTGCAGGAATCTTGTGCCCTGGGGCCTGTCTGGGGCACAGGAAGTCCTCGAAGGGACCAGGGATCAAAGAGCCGTCTGCTCCAGGCGCTCTATTGGACCAGACAGGGGCCTCTCCAGAAGCTGCtccccagggctggagggggcagggggacctGCCCGTGCCAGTGCAAGCCCTGAAGAGGGGCAGGGGTGTCACCTGGGGCTCTGCTCTATCTTCCAGGAAGGAGCTGACCGCAGAGGCCCGAGAGCTGAAGGGAGAGCTGTATTGCCTGCCCTGCCATGACAAAATGGGCGTCCCTATCTGTGGGGCCTGCCGCCGGCCCATCGAGGGCCGTGTGGTCAACGCGTTGGGCAAGCAGTGGCACGTGGAGGTGAGCGAGGCCAGGAGGTGGCGGTGGGCTCACCGTTGTATTTGGAGTCCGGCCCTGCAGCTCCTCCACACTCCCACTGCCAGGCCACTcggcttgcttcttcctctgggtGCTGCCCCTCCTTGTCCCTGGCCTCCGCAGGAGCCAGTAGTAGGCTCAGACCACGGTCAGGCAGCTGCATCCACCTactttcctctcccctcctggcCTAGAAGATTCCAAAGTCACGAGAAAACTTTGGGGACAGTCTGCCTAAAGGCACCGTCTGGCATTATGGTTGGCAGAACTGGCTGTGTACAGCCTCATGTAGATACAGAAGCTGGCACACCTGCTGGTGGAGCTcctcaggtgtgtgtgcctggggcacctgggacaCTCGCCTCCACGCTGTGCTCCGATGGCCTTGCCGACACTCGTTGGAAGGGAGGCTTGTGTTCCCTGGGGCCCTGACTAGTCCGTCCCCCAGAAGCCCTGCCATGGGTGGCTTCTTGGGGAGGCTTCCGATGCAGGCCCTGGCCCCGAGCCTGGTGACGAGGGCAGATCCCCACACACCACGTGAATGGGAAGACGCTGCTCAGTGGCTCCGGGGCTTGTAGGGGATGCCCCCGACACAGGCAGGCACCATGCTCATAACAGAGCAGCCCCCCCAGAGGGCCACCCTGCCACAGGCACCTCGCCAGCACGCGGCAGCTGGCACTGAGGTTGCGGCAGGTAAGAGCAGCTCTGGACAGGATGGCGCTGGGTCACTGCGCATTAGGAAAGGAGTGGGGTTGGCTGCCTTGCGGGCCGTCCATGCAGGTCCATGCCGCCTGTCAGTTCCGACTCCAGGGTGGCCCTCCACCTCCTGGGGTGGTCGCTCCAGCCCTcagctgccctgctgccctctctcctctcagCACTTTGTCTGCGCCAAGTGTGAGAAGCCGTTCCTGGGGCACCGGCACTATGAGAAGAAGGGCCTGGCCTACTGTGAGACCCATTACAACCAGGTGGGGTCCGGGGGCAGACAGTGGACGGGCAGGGCCTGTGAAGCGGGGGCCAGTGGGGCCTTCAGGGAGGCGAGGTGGCATGAGTGGCTGGCACACAGCCGGCACCCATTGGGGCAGGAGAAGACCAGGGTGGCCCCTTCAGAGCCTGTGCTGGGCGTCCTGGGAGACTCTGGCCCCGACGTGCTGTGGGAACTGAATGAGAGGGCTGTGGGCATCCTAGGTTCATGGGAGTGATGCGTGCCgccatcctcctccctcccagtctGCAGAGCTGCCCAGTGGCTGTGCCACAGAGGTCAGGGGCTAGGCCCTGGGGCGTGCCCTCTCATGGACCCCAGCAGGGGTAGTGGGGTTCTCCCCAGGAGCAATGCCTCAGCCTGCGGTCTGTCCCAGGGTGGTGATTCTGTTGAGCCAGGGGTGCCCTCACTTCAGGCCTGAGGCTGCACCTTGCAGGAGGGGCCCAGGAGTCTGAGGAGGATGCTTGAGAGCAGCTgttggggggtgggatgggggtcaGTGGCAGCCTTGGCCCTGCGCCAGGGCGTGACTGCCCACCACGAGTTTGACACCTGCTACATCCACAGCTCTTTGGGGACGTCTGCTATAACTGCAGCCATGTGATTGAGGGCGATGGTAAGGATCCTCTGTCCCTGGCCTGTGCCCCCTTGCCCCCCTGCATGTGTCTGCTCTCCCTCTGGCACGTGAGTCCTGCAGCTGCAGGCCCAGCTGGTTCCACCCAGCCTGGGCCTGCTGAGCCTGCCTGCCTCCGCCCCTCGCAGTGGTGTCAGCCCTCAACAAGGCCTGGTGCGTGAATTGCTTCTCCTGTTCCACCTGCAACAGCAAGCTCACCCTGAAGTAAGTGGTGCCGGCCTTCGGGGGGGCCCAGTGTGGGCAGACGGGACTGCACCGTGTCTTCTTCCTCCTGGAGCCTGCCATGGGAGCTCACATTTGAGTGGGCTTCCCCTGGGCTCTTCGTCAGGCTTTTCCAGAAAGCCTGCTGTGGTCGGGGCCTGGGGCTGCCAGGGCCCCCAGGACATCGTGAGGGTTGGGGGGAGGCGAGCCTCCAATACAGCAGCAAAGACCCTGGGCTCTGGCGGGGGAAGGGCATTCTGCTCAGGGAACAGCACATGTGAAGGCCGAGGAGTCCGACCACTggctcctccaggaagccacaGGAGGTGCAGAGTGGCTGGAGTTGTGAGGTGAGACAGAACCCGGGTTTCTGAGGACAGCAGGGAGTTATGGATGGTTCTGGAGTATCAGAGGCTTCTGGGAGGGAAAGGAGGCCTGgcagcctgtttcctcatcctcCGTGACCTCTGGCTGGAAGCTCACCCCGCAACCTGGACTGCTAGGGGCCGGGGCTCTGCTtctgcagagcctgacgtggtgGGGCCAGGAGCCCTCCTGACTGACCAACCTCCTCCCCAGGAACAAGTTTGTGGAGTTCGACATGAAGCCCGTGTGCAAGAGATGCTACGAGAAGTTTCCCCTGGAGCTGAAGAAGCGGCTGAAGAAGCTGTCGGAGCTGGCTGCCCGCAAGGCCCACCCCAAGTCCGTGGGCCTCAACTCCGCCTGAggggcctcctgcctgccctctgcctccATGGCCCCCTACCTGCTAGTGACCCTGCTCCTGGTGCCCCTTCCCGTTGCTGCCTCCACGCCGCATCTCTGCTCCCTGTCTGtggcctccccttccttccttctttcctcccctcttcctcccccctcacctcttctccttccctcccgcCCCCATCCACCggttcttcccctcttccctctcctccccgttCTCTTTGCTCACGAACCCCCCTTTTACCCCTAATCCCtcatctctgtctcctccccaggcctttcttctctcccttgctatgggctcttctctttccttccacaaAGGCATAGGGCAGATGCAGGGGCCTTGAGCCTAGGACAGGCCTGTGCCCACAAGCTTTAGCTCCAGGTCCTCTGGGGACATGGGAGCCTCAGCGCCTGGGGTCTCCTGGCCCTGGTCATGGGCCACTGCTCCCAGCCTTGCTCGTCCTGACCTGTCCCACTCCTGCAGGGGCACCCGGCAGCTCACGTCCTCCTGCGTGGGAGCTTGACCAGCTTCCACCCCAAGGTGGTCCCACTCTGCACAAGTGGCCCTGGGGGGCCACAGCCAGGCGGCTGCTCCACCCTGTGACCCTGACCATGAGGATGGGGGCCTCTGGCGACCACCCTTTCACCCTTGGCCACATGCTCACGCAAACAAGTAGGATCCTTGTGCTTAAATCGGGTCGGTAAATCCTGCCACTGTACCCCTCAAATCATCAGGAGGAACAAGgactccacccccacccttgcTGTCACTCAGGAAGCCTCCTTCCTGAAATCCGGCCTTGGCTACTCCACTCTGGGCCAGCAGCCACTGTGGTTCCCCCAAGCCCCTCTGTGGTCCCCATagcacctcaggctccctgctccccccacaaGGGCACACGCTGATCCTCTGGGTGCAGCTGGCCAGGGGGCAGAAGGTAGTGGGAGGCTCATCCTCCCACTCACTTccgggtgggtgggtggctcatTCCGACCCTCCAGGGAGGACACTTCCTCCGTGGCTAGCACAGGATGTGGTGCTTGCACAATGAATGAAGGCTTATTTACACGACCACATGGCTTGCTTGGTTTTTGACATGAGAGTGAGGACGTGAGGCAGCAGCCCCTGTGGACATTACTGCTTTGAGGGTGTTGAATGCTTAGAGAAGCAGACACCAAACAAGACAGGTGACAGAGAGGTCCAGCTGGGATCCAGTCCTTGTTCTCAGGGGCAGGCTGCTGTCAGGCCTTGGAGACAAGTCCAGCCAGAAACCCTCAGTCTATGAAGGCTGGCTGGGTGGGCAGGATGGAGCGGGCCAGCATGGTGGGGATGACCCCGGGCCACCAaggccctgcatccagctctgctCCTGCCTGGGCACTGGCCTTAGCATGAAGCCAGCAACCAGAGAGCAGGCAGGCCTGGCCCGcacccccccaggccctctgggCAGCGGTTATGTATCCCAGTGCCCcgtgagggaaggagaaaggtaAGCTGGGGGGCCTcacaggaagaggagggaggaaggggggggaagggagaggaagggaggagagagaagctgaTGAAGTCATTCTCTGAGAATGGAGTTGTCATCCGGGTGTCCCCAGAGAAGTcaccatgtgacttgctttttctGGAAGAGTCCTTTTGCTGGCCAGTGCCTCCTAGGCGTCCTGCCCCCCtggccctcctgctcccccttctcTCACTAGCACACTGCACACTGCTTCAGGGATTTTTATTGAACGTTCTTGGGGGAGTCCTTTCAGCCATCCACTCATCAGCCTGGAGGCCTGATACTCCCAGCCCTGTCCTGGGCTCCCCACTTTGGCCTCCATGGTCACACCTGCAGGAGAGGAGACCTGCCTGGTGTGCTGAGGGTAGTGGAGGTGTGTTCTGGGGGGGGGCAGCATGAAGGGCTGTCTGCAGAGTGTAGGCCCTGGGCCGAGAAGTCGTACTAGGCAAGCCCACGAGGAgcccaggtgggggaggggaagtgagGGGGCAGGTCAGCTCCCCGTGCTAAGGATCGGCCAGGGCCGGGGTCTGGGAGCCCCGCTGCTTGTTCATGGCGCTCAGGAGCTGCTGCACATACGAGGTCAGCAGGTCATCCATCTTGTAGCCCTGGACAGGGGGAGGGGGTTGGAGGCTGTGAGGTGCAGTGGCAGTGCCTCCCTTCGGCCTCAAGGACACCCTGTACAGGGAGGTGACCGCAAACAGGGTTCCTGCTGCTGAGAACAGAGTCTGCCTCCGTCCTCAGAGTGCCCAGGACCACAGGGCCCGCGCCAGGCCTTCCTCATGATCCCCGGCTGACGCTCCCAGCCTTTCCCTTGCTGCTCCTCCTTCCACACTCCGACGGCCCTGCCTGGCCTAGCTCACCCTGGGCACAGGAAGCCAGGCCCTCACAGGCAGCAACTTGCCTGGTGGCAGTCTGGGGTCAGGGTTGGGGAAACGTAGTCCCCGGGGCCTCCGCGTCCTGTAGGTCTGGATGAGGGGAAGGGACCTGGGGCTCACCAGAGAGGTTTCACACAGCAGGCGGCTGCCCCGGGCCAGGCTCCCCAGTGCCATGTGGAAGTAGGTGCTGCCGCTGCTCCAGCTGGAGATCTTGGTGAAGGGGTAGGTGGTGAGCAGCTCCTGGGGACAGAGTGGGCCAGGGGGAGTAGGACACAGCTGCAGCCCAGGGGTCCTAGGTGCCCTAGGAAGGAGCTGCTGTCCTGGGGTCCTCCAGAGCCCCTGGAGCCATGTGAGGGGggacaggagggcaggggatACCACCTGTGCAGGGTAATTGGacccgccccccggggccctgcTGCTACCTTGGTCTTGGGGTGGATAAGCAGAACCCCGTGCCGGTTGATGGCGATGAGGATGATGTCTGGGTAGGAAGGCTCCGAGGTTTGCTGGGGAGGGTGCGGTAGGCACAATGGTCACAGCCCAGCCAGGGAAGCCCGGGGGCCACCTCCCTGGGACACACACGTGCACTCACGTGCACACCCCCTCCTTCCAGGCCAGGCGGCCAGGCCCTCCCCTGGCGTGTATTCAAAGAGACACTCAGgctgctgggggcagggctgcGTGAGGCCTACCTTCACCTCGAAGAAGGCAGACCCAAATGTGGGCCACCGGCAGATCCCCTTGAGGAACGCCACCTTGGCCTCCTCTACCGTCTTGTCCTTGTGCTTGTCATAGGCCAGAAGGATGTTCTGGGGGACGGTAAGGGCCAGTGAGCACCTGAGTGGGGCCAGTGCCCtaccagggcctttgcacagggtCCCTGGGGCCCTAGTCCAAAGCTGCACCTCGATGCCTGCGGCCAGACTGGGGGGCTCCTAGAGCCTGGTGCGTCCTCCACACACAGAGAATCAGTCTGATGTACCGGGGACGGCATGGGGAAGGGGTGACATTTGCAGGCACAGCATACCCTCCATGTGCAGAACGTGCTCATCTTGCCGAGGCAGGGCCTGGCACCCATGGACCCAAGggtcctcccccgcccccgcccaaaCCCATCAAGGACCTTTCTCCATTCCTCGGAGGACATGAGACGTGTCAGGTTCTCAGGCACAAGCTCCCTCAGGATCTTGGGGATACTAGCTAGCTGGGACCGGTTGTTGTCAAACTGGGCCTTGTAGATGAGGCCGGCCAGGTGGACCGCATCCTCCTGTGAGCACTTGTGGAATCCACGGAGGTACTTGGGCAGCTCCTGGGTGATGGACGGATTGGCTTAGGCTGCTGCCCCCGACCCTCTGAGTTTAGGCGGCAGAGGGACCGGCTCACCCCCGGTCAGGACACAGAGCCCGCAAAGCCTAAGGCCCATGGGGGAGGGTCTCGGGCAGGGGCAACGACCACCAAGTCAGGGCAGTGCTTCCTGATGTCTGGCCATAGAGGTGGCAGCCTGCCCTGTGTGGTTGGGATCTTCTGGCCCCTCCCCTTCTCAGCAATCATGCTCAGGTGCCCGTACGGTCACCGTCCCGGGGGCTGCTGTCCCTCCGCTCCTGGCTGCAGAACTCTCAGGGCTCAGACTGCCCACACATGGGGCCTAAGGGCCTCAAAAGCCCCTGCAGAGAGGGGTGTCCTGGAGCCAGGGGGCCGTGGGCCTGCTGCCTCCTGTCCTGCCGCGCAGGGCAGGTGTGTGCGGGATCAAAGCTGGACTCAAATACCCTCAACATCTGCCTGGGTACCTGATGGTAATGGAGGACGGTGTCT
It encodes the following:
- the LIMS2 gene encoding LIM and senescent cell antigen-like-containing domain protein 2 isoform X3 encodes the protein MTGSNMSNALANAVCQRCQARFAPAERIVNSNGELYHEHCFVCAQCFRPFPEGLFYEFEGRKYCEHDFQMLFAPCCGSCGEFIIGRVIKAMNNNWHPGCFRCELCDVELADLGFVKNAGRHLCRPCHNREKAKGLGKYVCQRCHLVIDEQPLMFKNDAYHPDHFSCTHCGKELTAEARELKGELYCLPCHDKMGVPICGACRRPIEGRVVNALGKQWHVEHFVCAKCEKPFLGHRHYEKKGLAYCETHYNQLFGDVCYNCSHVIEGDVVSALNKAWCVNCFSCSTCNSKLTLKNKFVEFDMKPVCKRCYEKFPLELKKRLKKLSELAARKAHPKSVGLNSA
- the LIMS2 gene encoding LIM and senescent cell antigen-like-containing domain protein 2 isoform X1, which translates into the protein MESILKISVSALDSHFVADQSACSASRDHNSDAGLGCLHLDHDNPAYLFSNMSNALANAVCQRCQARFAPAERIVNSNGELYHEHCFVCAQCFRPFPEGLFYEFEGRKYCEHDFQMLFAPCCGSCGEFIIGRVIKAMNNNWHPGCFRCELCDVELADLGFVKNAGRHLCRPCHNREKAKGLGKYVCQRCHLVIDEQPLMFKNDAYHPDHFSCTHCGKELTAEARELKGELYCLPCHDKMGVPICGACRRPIEGRVVNALGKQWHVEHFVCAKCEKPFLGHRHYEKKGLAYCETHYNQLFGDVCYNCSHVIEGDVVSALNKAWCVNCFSCSTCNSKLTLKNKFVEFDMKPVCKRCYEKFPLELKKRLKKLSELAARKAHPKSVGLNSA
- the LIMS2 gene encoding LIM and senescent cell antigen-like-containing domain protein 2 isoform X4, which translates into the protein MSNALANAVCQRCQARFAPAERIVNSNGELYHEHCFVCAQCFRPFPEGLFYEFEGRKYCEHDFQMLFAPCCGSCGEFIIGRVIKAMNNNWHPGCFRCELCDVELADLGFVKNAGRHLCRPCHNREKAKGLGKYVCQRCHLVIDEQPLMFKNDAYHPDHFSCTHCGKELTAEARELKGELYCLPCHDKMGVPICGACRRPIEGRVVNALGKQWHVEHFVCAKCEKPFLGHRHYEKKGLAYCETHYNQLFGDVCYNCSHVIEGDVVSALNKAWCVNCFSCSTCNSKLTLKNKFVEFDMKPVCKRCYEKFPLELKKRLKKLSELAARKAHPKSVGLNSA
- the LIMS2 gene encoding LIM and senescent cell antigen-like-containing domain protein 2 isoform X2, with the translated sequence MAGRLGALAASGLYRRRRHPQHPPPPVPGNMSNALANAVCQRCQARFAPAERIVNSNGELYHEHCFVCAQCFRPFPEGLFYEFEGRKYCEHDFQMLFAPCCGSCGEFIIGRVIKAMNNNWHPGCFRCELCDVELADLGFVKNAGRHLCRPCHNREKAKGLGKYVCQRCHLVIDEQPLMFKNDAYHPDHFSCTHCGKELTAEARELKGELYCLPCHDKMGVPICGACRRPIEGRVVNALGKQWHVEHFVCAKCEKPFLGHRHYEKKGLAYCETHYNQLFGDVCYNCSHVIEGDVVSALNKAWCVNCFSCSTCNSKLTLKNKFVEFDMKPVCKRCYEKFPLELKKRLKKLSELAARKAHPKSVGLNSA